From the Salminus brasiliensis chromosome 15, fSalBra1.hap2, whole genome shotgun sequence genome, the window ATAACCACCACAAACACTGCAATTACACATCATAGATGGTACGTATCGATCATTGGGACTCATCAGAGCTCAAATGAAACATTTAATGGCAGATCTTTCCAgtttaaacaacaaaaaaaatatttgtctgCTTAAAATCCACACTAGAATAAAACGACTAGTCAGCAACGGATTACGAGATTATCACGGGTTCGTCATTTCAGGAGTAGTAAGTATTCATATAAGGTGTTATCCTTGCTAATGTACTGAATAGTGGGGAGTCCACGCCGCAGGTGCAGAGTGCGCGGAACGTTTGTCTGATCGCACACGTCTGTGTTTCACTACGGCGGAAATAGAAGATGCGCTGCTTGTCAACGTGACCTCAAAGCGAGCAAGCCTGAGAGAAGTGCTGTGAGGTTTAGTTTTATGGGCTGATGAAGTGAGTAAATCTTACTTTACTGTCGTTTGGGAATCTGATCCGTTTACCAGCTTGCATTTCATCGTCTGTTGTGTTCAGCTGAGCAGTGATCTTCTTTGATGTTAGCacgcaagctagctagctagctccagTGTGTTGAGAAGCACATGATGTCTCTCAGGTCGCATGTTGTGGGTGTGCTGAGGAGGTGCTGCCGCCGCTGCCCTGAAGCCTCGGCGGCTGTAAAATTTCGTTACTCCGGTTTGCCCACGTCCAGCTTCACTTCCACCCCCCTCTCAGCGCTTACAACCAGCCGATCCCTCAGTACCGGCTGGACCCTGAGGAAAGATGCCCCTCAGTCCAAGGACGTGGAAGCAAGGCCTGAGCTGGACTTGGACGCGTGGAAGTCGGTGATGCGCTCGCAAGCTTTGCAAGATGAGAGACATGAGGATGAGGGTGAAGATGAAGATAAAGGACCCATCCCAGAGGAGGACGGAGAGCTCTCTCCGCTGGAAGCGAGCCGCAGGCTGGTGGAGACGTGGCGCATGGCCGGCAGGTCCGTTCCTGAAGTCATCACGGACGAGCAGCTGAAAATACTGTCTGAGTGTCCCAGCAAGTCATCCAAGAAGAAGTACCTCAAGCACCTGTTTCTCAAGGAGGGCTATAAGAAGGCCGATCGAATGAAGAAGGAGAAAAGGATGGCCGAGAGAGTGGCTATGTTGAAGGAGAAGGCAGATGGAGGTTGTGATGGGGGTGACGGAGAGAGGGAAGGACTCCCCCAGCTGAAAAACACATATCTGATGAAGTTCTGGGATCGCTCAATGGAAACCCTGCTGTGCTGGAGGGCGGCTCAGGCCATGCAGCACGGCCAGCCGCTGGTGTTTGACATGAGCTTCGATCAACACATGACAAGAAAGGGATTGGAGAACACAGTCTCCCAGCTTCTGGAGAGCGAAGGCTGGAACCGCCGGGATGAAGACCCCTTTCACCTGCACTTCTGCAACCTGCAGCCCAACGGCGCCTACCTACCCGAGCTTGTCAAGCGCTGCGGCCAGGAGTCCTGGGAGCGTCTCTTGATCACTGCCACCAGCCAGCAGCACATTGACGTGTTCCCCCACGATCAGCTCGTCTACCTCACTGCCGACTCTCCCAACATTCTCCACACCTTTGATCACAGCAAGGTGTACGTCATCGGTGCCTTTGTGGACCACTCGGTCATGCCTGGAGTTTCCCTGGCCAAGGCCAAGCGCCTCAAGCTGGCCACTGCCCGTTTGCCTCTGGACGAGTACCTGCACTGGGATAAAGGAGGCAAGAACCTGACCTTGAACCAAATGATCCAGATCCTGATGAAGGTCAGGGATACTGGCAGCTGGGAGAAGGCTCTGGAGTTTGTGCCCAAGAGAAAGCACTTGGGCTTCTACCAGCAAACTGGAAAGAGGAATGTTCAAAGTCGAGCCTTCAAAACAACATATGAAAGGCCACAAAAAGACAGAGTCCCACTGTTTGTAAGCAAACCTAGACAGAAAAATTAAGGACCAGAGAACCAGCTTCTAAATCGGAGCACATCTTCGGACAAACCAGATTATGGACTTCTAGGGGAATGTAGTACAGCTATGAGTAGGAAGGACTGGTGGGACAAAGAACAGCCTTTCGATATGCTTTGCTGttgtttgtaataaaaaaaataaacaattgttTACTCtgtgtattaataattaaattgacAAGAAATGTGTACTTGCTTTTGGTGCAAAAGCTTTCCAAAAATAGGCGAACCTTTAAAAGAAAACGGCAAGGATTGTCAAATGTTCTGCAAAATGAAATCATTGAGGTGTAAACAGTCATGCAGACTGAGATGAGTTGGAGTACTGTGGAGATATGGATCATGCAATGTACACAATACAAATATAGCAGTTTTATTTACTATGCTGAATGACTAGTAAATATGTTTTGTGATGTGGAGTCTCAACGTTAATTTTGCCTGATGTATGTATCCACCATGCATGTGTTTTATACCACTATTGTCTGgaattactgtaaaactctggTCGTATATTCATAAGGCCATAACTTCTTAACCATATTTGCCTAATAACATTTCTGAGGTAGCTTGTTGAGGCATTGTTTCAGGCAACCCCACCCCTAAAAATGTTTGTGAAGTTTAGTTCACATCTTGACATTTTAATTATGCGGAAATGTAAAACCAGAGACGTTCCCTTCAAAATGCATCAAGCCCATTCTGTGTTGGGCCACTGCAGGGCCACTTGACCTAATTACTGGCCAATTTCAGACTTGCGAAATATTGATGTATACCAATGTATATTGTGATTTTACTATGATTGTGCTGCAAGTAGTTGTCTCTAATGGTTAAACAGAATGAATAACTCACTTTATTTTGGTCACTGCATTTGACAGAAAACTTGTTTATGAAATGTCTACCAACAGATCTTTACATGGAGAAGCATTTCAGTaggaattaaaaaagaaatgcataTTGCACCTTACAGTACATTCAAAGCTGAGGTGCAACACTATCCGAACCATATCTGAGCTGACACAAATCAGTGCAGATAAACAATTATTATAACACTTCTTTTCTGGTTGCTATTAGAACAGTTCCAGCTTGTCCACACTGATGTGAATCAGTTGCACTGAATAAATTAACACACTATTTATCGTATACAAAATGTATATGATTAACGCACAATACATAAAATGAATGCAACATATAAGACTGACATTGTATATAAAATGTGAAATTCAGACTCATTGCCTCTTTAGAACTAACTCTTGCATTGCACACTGCATAGTCAAGCATCCCCTGTAAGAATCCATCTGTTCATCCTGTTTGAAATTATTCTCCCTCAGCATCTCCATGATTTCTTGTGCAAAGACAGGCAAAATCTCACTCTACCTCAAGAGTCCTGACATTCAAGGTCAGATGAagaggctttaaaaaaaaaaaattaataacctGAAGACTGCTTTATGTTGCAGAACAGCATCCagtacaaagaaaaaagaaaagcaagagtTCATTTCTGTGCTGGTCAGAACTGCTGGGTGTGCTCTCTCTTTGGTATTCACAAAGAGTTTACATCAAGAATTGTT encodes:
- the trmt10c gene encoding tRNA methyltransferase 10 homolog C encodes the protein MMSLRSHVVGVLRRCCRRCPEASAAVKFRYSGLPTSSFTSTPLSALTTSRSLSTGWTLRKDAPQSKDVEARPELDLDAWKSVMRSQALQDERHEDEGEDEDKGPIPEEDGELSPLEASRRLVETWRMAGRSVPEVITDEQLKILSECPSKSSKKKYLKHLFLKEGYKKADRMKKEKRMAERVAMLKEKADGGCDGGDGEREGLPQLKNTYLMKFWDRSMETLLCWRAAQAMQHGQPLVFDMSFDQHMTRKGLENTVSQLLESEGWNRRDEDPFHLHFCNLQPNGAYLPELVKRCGQESWERLLITATSQQHIDVFPHDQLVYLTADSPNILHTFDHSKVYVIGAFVDHSVMPGVSLAKAKRLKLATARLPLDEYLHWDKGGKNLTLNQMIQILMKVRDTGSWEKALEFVPKRKHLGFYQQTGKRNVQSRAFKTTYERPQKDRVPLFVSKPRQKN